The DNA sequence GTCCTCCATCGAAGCGATCGGCCAGCAGTACCACAGTGGCAACGCCGTGCTTGACGTGGTCTTAACGACGAAGGGACGGGCTTGCGCGGCGGCGGGTATTACGTTGACGGTCGTCGCGGACGGAACGCTGCTGGAGCGCATGTCCTCAATGGATATCGCGACGCTTTTCGGAAACGCCCTCGATAACGCGATCGAGGCCTCGCGCCGCGTACCGGATCCGGATAGACGCCTCATTAAGTTGGCCCTCTTTCAGCGGGGGCAGATGACGGTGATCCGCGTGGAGAACTGGTTCGACGGGCATCTGAACACAGACGCGGGTGGTCGGCTGACGACGATTAAGCAGGACACCGTGCGTCACGGATGGGGTGTAAAATCGATCCAATGGACGGCACGACACTACGGTGGTCAGGCAATAACGCAGGTTGAGAACCACCGGTTTACCTTGACGATCCTACTGCCCTCGACCACCCCAAAGGAACACGCATGACCATCATCGATACCCCGCGGCTGCGCTTGCGGCCATGGCGCGCCACCGATGCGCCCCACCTCTACGAGCTTGCGAAGGATCCCCGCATCGGCTTGGCGTGCGGATGGGCACCCCACACCAGCATCGAGGACGCCCACCAGGCTTTGTCCACCGTGTTATCGTCCCCCGAAACCTACGCGGTGACCCAGCTCAACGGCGGCGAGCTCGTCGGAGCGATCGGCCTGCGCATAGATGATCCAGATGTCCCCGGGGTCGCGGACCTGGGTTACTGGATCGGCTCACCGTACTGGGGCCGCGGCTACGCCACCGAGGCAGGTGCAGCGATCGTCGAGCGGGCGAAGGCGCTGGGCATGACGATGCTAACTCTGGGCTACTTCGACGGCAATGAGGCCTCTCGCAGGGTCGCGGATAAACTCCATTTTTCATGGATTGAGCGCGACGAGAACGTCGAGTTTCCCCTCATCAACAGGCACCTCACCCTCCACCGTATGACGCTAGAGCTTGCGTCGCGGTAGCTGA is a window from the Schaalia odontolytica genome containing:
- a CDS encoding GNAT family N-acetyltransferase: MTIIDTPRLRLRPWRATDAPHLYELAKDPRIGLACGWAPHTSIEDAHQALSTVLSSPETYAVTQLNGGELVGAIGLRIDDPDVPGVADLGYWIGSPYWGRGYATEAGAAIVERAKALGMTMLTLGYFDGNEASRRVADKLHFSWIERDENVEFPLINRHLTLHRMTLELASR